From Cryomorphaceae bacterium, a single genomic window includes:
- a CDS encoding DNA-binding response regulator — MAKTNVLVVEDESIVSKDIQQSLKKLGYNVVGAASTGEKAIELARENMPDIVLMDIMLKGDMNGIEAADQIRGELNIPVIYLTAYADEGTLARAKVTEPCGYIIKPFKEIDIHTSIEMAIYKHKRESEVRKERDMLYSIVENKDSKDFIFVKSNSRLVKLRTEDIYFVEALKDYVVINALNSRYTIHSTMKDIEKKLPSEDFVRVHRSFIVRLDKIAAIEQPNLILENDKKVIPIGGSYKDELNNRINLV; from the coding sequence ATGGCTAAGACAAACGTATTGGTGGTTGAGGACGAAAGCATCGTGTCAAAAGACATTCAACAGAGCCTCAAAAAACTGGGATATAATGTAGTAGGAGCTGCATCTACGGGCGAGAAGGCCATTGAGCTTGCCCGTGAAAACATGCCTGATATTGTTTTGATGGACATCATGCTGAAAGGCGACATGAACGGTATAGAAGCAGCAGACCAGATCCGGGGCGAGCTAAATATCCCGGTAATCTATCTCACTGCCTACGCTGACGAAGGAACCCTCGCGAGGGCTAAAGTAACCGAACCGTGCGGGTATATCATCAAGCCATTCAAGGAAATTGATATTCACACGTCTATTGAGATGGCCATCTATAAGCACAAGCGGGAAAGCGAAGTGCGGAAAGAGCGCGACATGCTCTACTCTATCGTGGAGAACAAAGACAGCAAGGACTTTATTTTTGTGAAATCCAACTCTCGACTGGTAAAACTCAGAACCGAAGACATTTACTTTGTGGAAGCCCTAAAAGACTACGTGGTTATCAACGCACTCAATTCTCGCTATACCATTCACTCCACGATGAAGGATATCGAGAAAAAACTCCCATCGGAAGACTTTGTGCGCGTGCATCGCTCATTTATCGTGCGGCTGGACAAAATTGCGGCCATTGAGCAACCCAACCTGATTCTGGAAAACGATAAAAAAGTGATTCCAATCGGGGGGTCATACAAAGACGAGTTAAATAACCGCATCAACCTCGTGTAG
- a CDS encoding PAS domain S-box protein produces the protein MISLSHNDIISHWKKANIPVALLDCARQTVIWISESAAFLLTEKGDIEKSKRLINIQFCKGKSFSSIKEEIEKQGMTLRQAKADCNALASELQVAFTPLHSEQGLIVAQFHAVIPGTPYFNVPLSQLGWMDFLPDGVIVHEKGRIVLINDSTAWLMGLESKAEVVGRQFQALFPENVRETMKLRLEEWKKGKLPEVHEFSMIDPDGETIYLEERTVHVNVGGRKFQLTILSNLSKRKHWIHERMRAQLAEEINQILKHEIREHKVTQRELEASRNFNEAVIESSMDMIIAEDENGKISVFNKAAEKQFGYKRSDVLGTTTEMLFADKLEYRRVRKTLAGQKSIAMEVRNKRKSGEVFIAFLSASRLHSKDGKYLGSMGVSRDISKEKEAAENLRYREELYRDLFDNMSDAYLMIDPKGNLKYWNKAALKLLAAKSSQAENLNLLQMVKRGQRKTVREQREAYLNKGLSINNLEFELVDHKGKTRFVQVNSSPVFEKGVYMGSRELILDITDKKIAQAEAEAQAAKIRSIFQSSHYLIWSQDLKGRVTSYNNRFAAVVKKLTGQELRYGEVFNGLGSQMSKTERAFWKGKYHDCASSGESQQFECHFLDNDKKQEWYDVFLNPIRNEKNEVVELSGIAHSVTYKKQAEVKIKEQTAKIGSIFNSSAMMIWTLDHKFRVTSYNTNFGLLMHKNLGLEIHIGDNFMEKIKPYVRKDLQAGMKQLYGEALAGKSNRFEGMLKINKKETFYIETFLNPIRKEDGTVSELSCMAHEITDKKRIEKQMRESLHEKEILLQEVHHRVKNNLQVISSILNLQSSYVKDENTLSILRESQNRIKSMSFIHESLYQTSDFSSIDFSDYIMSLTKNLVHSYSVGQQLLQLKTNFERVFLNLDQAIPCGLIVNELVSNALKYAFPNGQKGILKLSIREENGKVKLGVSDNGVGVTEDFNFEDTDTLGLQLVFTLIEQLDGEVSFRSKPGEGTEYFITFEKVNERTLSHG, from the coding sequence ATGATCAGTCTAAGCCACAACGATATCATCAGCCATTGGAAAAAGGCCAATATTCCTGTGGCATTGTTGGATTGTGCCCGGCAAACAGTCATATGGATTTCTGAAAGTGCTGCTTTTCTTCTTACCGAGAAAGGCGATATTGAAAAATCTAAAAGGCTGATAAATATTCAGTTTTGTAAAGGAAAGTCCTTTTCATCAATCAAAGAGGAAATTGAAAAACAGGGAATGACCTTGCGGCAGGCAAAGGCAGATTGTAATGCACTTGCCAGCGAATTGCAAGTTGCTTTCACGCCTCTCCATTCCGAACAAGGGTTAATTGTAGCTCAATTTCATGCTGTTATACCCGGAACTCCTTACTTCAACGTTCCTCTCTCTCAATTGGGGTGGATGGATTTTTTACCCGATGGTGTTATTGTACACGAAAAAGGACGGATAGTGCTTATCAATGATTCTACGGCGTGGTTGATGGGATTGGAATCAAAAGCTGAAGTGGTAGGAAGACAATTTCAAGCCCTGTTTCCTGAGAACGTTAGAGAAACGATGAAATTGCGCCTCGAGGAATGGAAAAAAGGAAAATTACCCGAAGTACACGAGTTTTCGATGATTGATCCGGATGGTGAAACCATTTATCTTGAAGAACGGACGGTACATGTGAATGTGGGGGGCAGAAAATTTCAGCTCACAATTTTGAGCAACCTTTCTAAGCGCAAGCATTGGATTCATGAACGCATGCGTGCTCAACTGGCAGAAGAAATTAATCAGATTCTAAAGCACGAGATAAGAGAGCACAAAGTGACCCAGCGCGAACTGGAAGCGTCGCGTAACTTTAATGAAGCAGTGATTGAGAGCTCGATGGATATGATTATTGCCGAAGACGAAAACGGCAAAATAAGTGTGTTCAATAAAGCGGCAGAGAAACAATTTGGCTACAAGCGCTCAGATGTTTTGGGTACCACAACTGAAATGCTTTTTGCTGACAAACTTGAATACAGAAGAGTGCGTAAAACCCTGGCCGGGCAAAAAAGCATAGCCATGGAGGTTCGCAACAAGCGAAAAAGCGGTGAAGTTTTTATAGCCTTCCTTTCAGCTTCACGTCTGCATTCTAAAGATGGAAAATACCTCGGATCCATGGGTGTATCGCGCGATATCAGCAAGGAAAAGGAAGCTGCCGAGAACCTGCGTTACCGCGAAGAACTCTATCGCGACCTATTTGATAACATGTCGGATGCCTATCTGATGATTGATCCTAAAGGCAACTTAAAGTACTGGAATAAAGCAGCACTAAAGCTTCTGGCTGCAAAATCATCTCAAGCAGAAAATTTGAATCTGCTGCAAATGGTAAAACGCGGTCAGCGAAAAACAGTGCGCGAACAACGCGAAGCATATCTTAACAAAGGGTTGTCTATCAATAACCTTGAATTTGAGTTGGTGGACCACAAGGGCAAAACCAGATTTGTACAGGTCAATTCATCACCGGTATTTGAAAAAGGTGTTTATATGGGCTCCAGAGAGCTTATACTGGACATAACAGACAAAAAAATTGCACAGGCCGAGGCAGAAGCACAAGCAGCAAAAATTCGTTCTATCTTTCAAAGCAGCCATTATCTGATTTGGTCGCAGGATTTAAAAGGAAGAGTGACTTCCTATAACAACAGGTTTGCCGCGGTAGTAAAAAAACTTACAGGGCAGGAGTTGCGATATGGAGAGGTTTTTAACGGACTCGGCAGTCAAATGAGTAAAACTGAAAGAGCTTTTTGGAAAGGTAAGTACCACGATTGTGCTTCATCAGGCGAATCACAGCAATTTGAATGTCATTTTCTGGATAACGACAAGAAGCAAGAATGGTATGACGTCTTTCTCAACCCGATTCGGAACGAAAAAAATGAGGTGGTAGAATTGAGTGGCATTGCCCATTCGGTAACCTACAAGAAGCAGGCTGAAGTAAAAATTAAGGAGCAAACGGCTAAAATAGGGTCCATTTTCAACTCTTCGGCCATGATGATATGGACCCTCGACCACAAGTTCAGGGTCACATCATACAATACCAATTTCGGGCTTTTAATGCACAAGAACCTAGGTCTTGAAATTCATATTGGCGATAATTTCATGGAGAAAATCAAACCCTATGTGAGAAAGGATTTGCAAGCCGGCATGAAACAGCTTTATGGCGAAGCACTGGCAGGTAAATCCAATCGCTTTGAAGGAATGTTGAAAATTAACAAAAAGGAAACCTTTTACATTGAGACCTTTCTCAATCCCATCAGGAAAGAGGACGGTACAGTAAGCGAGTTATCGTGCATGGCCCATGAGATTACCGATAAAAAGCGCATTGAAAAGCAAATGCGCGAGTCCTTGCACGAAAAGGAAATACTGCTTCAGGAAGTGCATCACAGGGTAAAGAACAATCTGCAGGTTATTTCAAGCATTCTCAACCTCCAGTCATCGTACGTAAAAGACGAGAACACGCTGAGCATACTGAGGGAAAGCCAGAATCGTATCAAGTCAATGTCCTTTATCCACGAAAGCCTATACCAAACCAGCGACTTCAGCTCCATTGATTTCTCTGATTACATCATGAGCCTGACCAAGAACCTGGTTCATTCTTACAGTGTTGGTCAACAACTCCTTCAGCTCAAGACCAATTTCGAAAGGGTTTTTCTAAACCTTGATCAGGCAATACCTTGCGGGCTTATTGTTAATGAGCTGGTTTCTAATGCATTGAAATATGCATTTCCTAATGGACAGAAAGGGATTCTCAAACTTTCAATCCGCGAAGAGAACGGCAAGGTGAAACTGGGGGTGAGTGATAACGGGGTGGGTGTAACAGAAGATTTTAACTTTGAAGATACAGATACGCTCGGACTGCAGTTGGTTTTTACGCTTATTGAGCAGCTGGACGGAGAGGTAAGCTTCCGTTCAAAGCCGGGCGAGGGAACGGAATATTTCATTACATTTGAAAAAGTAAACGAACGAACACTGAGCCATGGCTAA